DNA sequence from the Rhizobium sp. ARZ01 genome:
GATCGCTGCGGCCGCCGGCAAGGCCGTACTCGACACGATCCGTATCGAAGGACTGCAACAGAATGCGCTGGAGGTCGGCCGCTACCTGATGGACGGGCTGAAGAGCCTTTCTGGCATTTGCCCGGCGATCGGCGACGTACGCGGCACCGGCCTCTTCATCGGCGTCGAAGTCGTTGCTGACCCGGCAGAAAAGCGCCCCGACGCGGCACTCACGACCCGCATCGTCAACGGCCTGCGGGATCGTCGGATCCTGATCAGCGCCTCCGGCCCCAACGCCAACATCCTGAAGATCCGCCCTCCCCTCGTCTTCTCTCGGGAAAATGCCGACATGCTGGTGGATGCGCTTGGCGATGTGCTGAAGACGCTCTGAGTGGTTGGGTAGCGATATCACGTCTAGATGGCGGCCGCTCGTCGCTGTGAACTTGGCCGATGATTGAGCGTTGCGGGTCGGATACAGTCATGTCTCCGGCCCGTTTGCTTGTGCCGGGTCCCTATCAGCTCATCGCTGTTGATTCGCCGGGAACTAACCCCGGCGTTTGCGCCAAGGCATGTTTCGCGAGCTATCCCGTAACTTCATCACTGCTCCTCGTGAAGAATCAGATCGGCCGCCTTTTCTCCGATCATGGCCGAGGGGGCCTGTGTGTTGCCGCTGATCAGTTGTGGCATGATTGAGGCATCGGCCACGCGCAGTCCCGCCACGCCGCGAACACGTAGACGTGGATCAACCACCGAACTGGCATCTGCTCCCATCCGGCAAGTTCCGACCGGATGATAGATCGTATCGGCATGGAGGCGGATCAGGTCTCGTAGCGCCTCGCCTTCCTCTGTGCCGATCCCGTGGATAGGCCGGCCACCGAAACGGGCCAGCGACGGCGCGGCAAGGATGCGTCGCACGATCCCCACTCCGCGAACGAGGATTTCCATGTCCTCCGGCGCGGAAAGGAAGCGCGGATCGATCAGCGGCGCGTCGCGTGCCTCGGCGCTCCGCAGGCCCACGCGACCGCGGCTGGCCGGGCGCAGCGCACAGACATGCAGTGCCATGCCGGTGCCGAGATGGATGTTGCGGTTGTGGTCATCAACGAAGCCGATGCAGAAATGAAGCTGGAGATCGGGCCGCGATACTGTGGGGCTTGAGCGCAGAAATGCCCCGCCTTCTGCGGCGTTGCTGGTAAACATGCCTTCGCCCCGGCGCATCCAGCGAACAAGATCAACCGCGCCCCGGGCCGCCGTCGATAGGTTCAGCCCGAACAGCCCCGGCGCCTTCATCCGAAGATTGGTCGTGAAGTCCAGGTGATCCTGAAGATTTTCGCCCACGTCTTGACGATCGGCGAAAACAGCGATGCCGTGCTGCGCCAGTTCGGCGGCGGGTCCGATCCCCGACAGCATCAGAAGCTGCGGGGAGCCGAAGGCCCCGGCGCTGAGCACAATCTCGCGCCGCGCCGTCACGTCGAAGGACTGGGTGCCGCGCCGCAGCCGGACCGCGTTTGCCCGGCCATCGGAGAACAGAATGCGCTCAGCTTGCGTCTCGGCAAGAATGCAGAGGTTCGGGAGGCGCGGGCCCTCCTGCAGATAGGCGCGGCCGGCATTCAACCGCCGTCCCTCGCGCTGGAACAGCTGATAGGCGCCGAAGCCCTCCTGGCTGGGGCCATTGAAATCCGGGTTGTGATTGTAGCCGCATTCCTTTCCTGCGCGGATAAAGGCTTCTGTTGCCGGGTTGGTGTGGCGGGGGTCGCTGACGACTAGGGGGCCAAATTCCCCGTGCCAGTCGCTTGCGCCCCGGCTATTGGCCTCCAGCCGCTGAAACAATGGTAGGACATCCGCGAAACTCCAGCCGGCGCAGCCCTGCGCGGCCCATTCGTCGTAGTCCTCAGGCTGACCGCGAATGCAGATCATCGCATTGATAAGGCTGCTGCCCCCTATCCCGCGTCCGCGTGGCTGGTAGCCCCGCCGCCCATTCAGTCCCGGTTGCGGTTCGGTGCGAAACGCGTAGTTCCAGCGGTTCTTCCACGGCATCAGTAAAGCCATGCCTAGCGGCATGTCGGACAGAAGCGGCGCCTTCGCGCCGCCGGCCTCAATCACCGCGACACTTGGATGCGACGGCGCTTCTGCCAGCCGACGGGCGACCGCCGCTCCGGCTGGGCCGGCGCCAATTACGATATAGTCAAACTCAACCTTTGACCCGGCTTGAGGCATTCCCCGTTCTCCGTCTTTTTTGAAGCCACATACCCGTCTCCCCTCTGTCGTTCTCTGCAAACCGTCAGGTGCGCCTGCGATGATCCGTGATCAATCGTCGCGGAGTGCCGCCCGCCCGAATTCGGCGAGTGGCAACCTTGCGCCGGCGGCCTTTGCCGCACACCTCACTGCAACGAGCGAAACACTCCGCACAACGGAACGCTGCGCATCTCACTCATTGCTTCGCCCGCGCAAATGCGCTTGTCTAACCCAAGAACTCCAGCGGCGGATGGGCGAGTGTTCGGTGGCATAGCAGCAGGTCATTGAACAGCAATGGAACGGCTCTCCAGCATGACGGGGCCATCCGAGGCCGTCAAAATGTAGCGGATCAGATATTCGCCAGGTTGGTCGGGCGCCTTTAAGGCGGCGTTTCCACCGGCTGTTCCGCTCGGCAGATAGACAAAGCTGATTTCCCCGCCGATTTCGGCATGGCCGGCTGGAACCAGATCGATATAGTCTCCGTTGTTGGCCGGACCGGTCCATTCGACCATGAACTCCGTTTGTATTTCTGTCGCTTCCGGACCAGCCAAGGTCGCCGTTGCTGGCGTGACCGCAACCGTTCGAGCGGCCAGCACTTTTTTTCCGTCTGTGGTCTCTTGCACGTAGCGGGTTTGGTAGTCGCCGGGCTTGCCAGGTGCCTGTAGCATCCCTCGCTTTTCCTCACCCGAGCCCGTCGCATAGAAAAAGCTCAGCTCACCGTTGGTTTCACTAGAACCAGCGGGAACGAGATCGACATAGTCACTCTCGCTGCCTGGGCCATTCCATTCGACCTCGAAGCGGGAACCAATCGTCACCGATTCCGGTGCTGTTATCATCGCGTCCACCGCCGTTACCTCGACCGCCTGGCTCGCCAGCACGCGCTTGTCGTCGGCGGCCTGCATCACATAGCGGACCTGGTAGAGGCCCGGCGTCCCTGGCGCGCGAAGCGCGCCGGTCTCGCCGTCTTCAGAGGAGTCAATGTTGAAATGGCTGATCTCGCCGTTTGTCTCAGTAAAGTTGGCAGGCACCAGGTCGATATAGTCGCCCGAGTTGCGGGGGCCGGTCCAGGCGACACTGACATCTGCTCCTGCGCCGATCTTCGGCGGGAGGGCGATCGTTGCGGTCGCCGGCGTCACGACCAAGGGCACGCTGATCATCACTTTCTTCGCGTCCGGTGCCTCCAGCACATAGCGGAGTTGGTAAGCACCGGGCTCGGCGGGCGCTTGCAGCTTTCCGGGGCCTGACGCCTGGTCGCGCGCGACATAAAAATAGCTGATCTCGCCGCTGGTCTCCTGATGTCCAGCCGGTACGAGGTCGACATAGTCACCCTGATTGGCCGGCCCCTTCCACTTCACCTCGAATGCCTGGCCCGTTGTCACCGAAGGCGGTGGGATCAGGGCGAATTCGCTGTCGACCACCTCGACGGGAGATCGTGCGAGGACATGGCGTCTGTCCGGTCCGGCCCATACATAGCGTACTTCATAGGTCCCGACCTGTCCGGGTGCCCGCAACTGGAGTGGCCGGCCTTCCGAGGCGTAGCGGTAACTGATTTCGCCGTTTGTTTCCTCGTAACCGGCCGGCACCAGATCGACATAGTCGCGTTCGCCGCCAGGACCGCTCCACTCGACTGCCAGGCCAGATCCGATGGCGACCTTTGGCGCCGGCGCCACGCTGGCTTTCGGAAGCTCTACCTTCTTCGGTTCTTCGGTCTCCTTCGGCAGCGAAATGGTTTCATTCAGTGCGGCGCTCAACTCCTCGGCGTTGGTCGCCTGGATATAGCGGCCGCCTGTGTTCTCCGCGAGGCATGCAACCTGACGCCCCTCATCCTTTGAAAGCCCGAAACCGACCACATGGACGGTCAAGTCCACGCCCGCCTCCGCCAGTGCTGCGCCGACGGCGCACGGGTCGGGATTGCAGGTCTCGACCCCGTCGGTGATCAGGATGACGGTCGCCTTTTCCTCGGTATGGCGCAGTGCCGTGGCGGCTTGCTCGACAGCCGCCGACAGCGGCGTCTTTCCGAGAAAGCGCATGCCGGCCACTGCCTTGGTGATGACTTCGCCCGTTCCGGGAGCCGGTTCCACCACCAATTCGATATCGTCGCACTGCCCCTTCTTGCGATGACCATAGGCCATCAGCCCCAGTTCCAGTTCCTGCCGCATGGTTGGCAACACCTTGCGGAGCGTCTCGCGTGCGATCTCGAGCTTTGGCTTGCTATCGATCTGGCCCCACATCGAGCCCGATCCGTCAAGAATGATGATGGCCTTGTCTGCGGCCAATGCGGGTGCGGAAGTGAGTACCGCAATGGACAGAAGACAACTTTTTAAGATCGCGCGCATGACGACTCAACCTCCGGAAGAATCGCAATGTAAGGACAGTCCAAAAAGACTCAAGGGGTCTGTCGTTGCTGTCCCGAGACCTCGGCATTGCTTGGCAGTGCGGATTCGGACACGCTACTCATACGCAACGTTGGCTGTTGCCACAGTGAGACAGGCGAAGGGTCTTCGCGTGACAAAAAAATGTAGGTAATGGGGGAGCCGCAGACTTCCGGGCTAGGTGCCATCATTGCTCCAGTATTACCGCTGCTGCCTTTTCGGCGATCATGATGACCGGCGAGTTCGTGTTGCCCGAGACG
Encoded proteins:
- a CDS encoding GMC family oxidoreductase N-terminal domain-containing protein, with protein sequence MPQAGSKVEFDYIVIGAGPAGAAVARRLAEAPSHPSVAVIEAGGAKAPLLSDMPLGMALLMPWKNRWNYAFRTEPQPGLNGRRGYQPRGRGIGGSSLINAMICIRGQPEDYDEWAAQGCAGWSFADVLPLFQRLEANSRGASDWHGEFGPLVVSDPRHTNPATEAFIRAGKECGYNHNPDFNGPSQEGFGAYQLFQREGRRLNAGRAYLQEGPRLPNLCILAETQAERILFSDGRANAVRLRRGTQSFDVTARREIVLSAGAFGSPQLLMLSGIGPAAELAQHGIAVFADRQDVGENLQDHLDFTTNLRMKAPGLFGLNLSTAARGAVDLVRWMRRGEGMFTSNAAEGGAFLRSSPTVSRPDLQLHFCIGFVDDHNRNIHLGTGMALHVCALRPASRGRVGLRSAEARDAPLIDPRFLSAPEDMEILVRGVGIVRRILAAPSLARFGGRPIHGIGTEEGEALRDLIRLHADTIYHPVGTCRMGADASSVVDPRLRVRGVAGLRVADASIMPQLISGNTQAPSAMIGEKAADLILHEEQ
- a CDS encoding VWA domain-containing protein — translated: MRAILKSCLLSIAVLTSAPALAADKAIIILDGSGSMWGQIDSKPKLEIARETLRKVLPTMRQELELGLMAYGHRKKGQCDDIELVVEPAPGTGEVITKAVAGMRFLGKTPLSAAVEQAATALRHTEEKATVILITDGVETCNPDPCAVGAALAEAGVDLTVHVVGFGLSKDEGRQVACLAENTGGRYIQATNAEELSAALNETISLPKETEEPKKVELPKASVAPAPKVAIGSGLAVEWSGPGGERDYVDLVPAGYEETNGEISYRYASEGRPLQLRAPGQVGTYEVRYVWAGPDRRHVLARSPVEVVDSEFALIPPPSVTTGQAFEVKWKGPANQGDYVDLVPAGHQETSGEISYFYVARDQASGPGKLQAPAEPGAYQLRYVLEAPDAKKVMISVPLVVTPATATIALPPKIGAGADVSVAWTGPRNSGDYIDLVPANFTETNGEISHFNIDSSEDGETGALRAPGTPGLYQVRYVMQAADDKRVLASQAVEVTAVDAMITAPESVTIGSRFEVEWNGPGSESDYVDLVPAGSSETNGELSFFYATGSGEEKRGMLQAPGKPGDYQTRYVQETTDGKKVLAARTVAVTPATATLAGPEATEIQTEFMVEWTGPANNGDYIDLVPAGHAEIGGEISFVYLPSGTAGGNAALKAPDQPGEYLIRYILTASDGPVMLESRSIAVQ